A window from Streptomyces sp. SAI-127 encodes these proteins:
- a CDS encoding toxin Doc — protein MHLYIDIRWLLDQQEELLGKELGVLDYSALVAAVARHRVNTPQLAEGSPDAFWRAAALMEQLVLLRPLAARNEFFAYGVAVAYLRASGESVDTAAYEPWRNLVEDIRALRLTVYDIADRLRSLRPNA, from the coding sequence TTGCACCTGTACATCGACATCCGTTGGCTCCTGGACCAGCAGGAGGAACTGCTCGGCAAGGAGCTGGGCGTCCTGGACTACTCCGCACTGGTGGCCGCCGTGGCGCGACACCGGGTCAACACCCCGCAGCTGGCGGAGGGTTCCCCCGATGCTTTCTGGCGGGCGGCCGCGCTCATGGAGCAGCTTGTGCTGCTGCGGCCGCTGGCGGCCCGCAACGAGTTCTTCGCCTACGGCGTCGCCGTCGCCTACCTCCGGGCTTCCGGGGAGAGCGTGGACACCGCCGCGTACGAGCCGTGGCGCAACCTGGTCGAGGACATCCGCGCACTGCGCCTGACCGTGTACGACATCGCCGACCGGCTGCGTTCCCTGAGACCGAACGCCTGA
- a CDS encoding ISAs1 family transposase, producing MAVVLALAACAVLTGATSLLAVGEWIADAPPQVLERLGVQPDPVLPRRPVPAEATVRRLLARIDGDALDRAVSGWLADRRPESSGLRGLSVDGKSLRGAAKASGRKVHLLAALEHTSGVVVAQLDDGEKIGETTCFQPLLDTVASLAGTVVTSDALHTQREHAGHLLGRRAHYIAIVKGNQKKLREQLKSLPWKEIPLQSRTRDSGHGRSEIRRIKVAIVSNLLFPGARQLVQIKRRRTNRKTGRSPSPPSMRSPA from the coding sequence TTGGCCGTCGTGCTCGCGCTGGCCGCGTGTGCGGTGTTGACCGGGGCAACCTCACTGCTCGCGGTCGGCGAGTGGATCGCGGACGCACCACCGCAGGTGCTGGAACGGCTCGGTGTGCAGCCTGATCCGGTACTGCCGCGGCGGCCGGTGCCGGCGGAGGCGACGGTCCGCCGACTGCTGGCACGCATCGACGGCGACGCGCTGGACCGGGCCGTGAGCGGCTGGCTCGCCGACCGCCGCCCCGAGAGCTCCGGATTGCGCGGGCTGTCCGTGGACGGGAAGAGCCTGCGCGGCGCGGCCAAGGCCAGCGGCCGCAAGGTCCACCTGCTCGCCGCCCTTGAGCACACGTCCGGCGTGGTCGTGGCCCAGCTCGACGATGGTGAGAAGATCGGCGAGACCACCTGCTTCCAGCCGCTGTTGGACACTGTCGCCAGCCTGGCCGGAACCGTGGTCACCAGCGACGCGCTCCACACGCAGCGCGAGCATGCCGGACACCTCCTGGGCCGCCGGGCCCACTACATCGCGATCGTCAAAGGCAACCAGAAGAAGCTGCGCGAGCAGCTCAAGTCCCTGCCCTGGAAAGAAATCCCGCTTCAGAGCCGCACCCGGGACAGCGGCCACGGCCGCTCCGAGATCCGCCGGATCAAGGTCGCCATCGTCAGCAACCTGCTCTTCCCCGGCGCCCGCCAGTTGGTCCAGATCAAGCGGCGCCGCACCAACCGCAAGACCGGCAGGTCACCATCGCCACCGTCTATGCGGTCACCAGCCTGA
- a CDS encoding ankyrin repeat domain-containing protein: MTDGDRLGRVAVHYAVVDGDVVGVRAALAQGADPGAADGAGWTPLRFAAQAQEPVIVEELLAAGVSVDVPDGQGNTALWRVVFSYRGDPAVLRLLLAAGANAGLENRHGISPRGLAQRIANYDVAAHLAVGDVPPHAGDADADGDV; encoded by the coding sequence ATGACTGATGGGGATCGGTTGGGTCGTGTGGCGGTGCACTATGCCGTCGTTGACGGCGATGTCGTCGGGGTCCGTGCGGCGTTGGCGCAGGGAGCTGATCCAGGCGCCGCGGATGGCGCCGGGTGGACTCCCTTGCGCTTCGCCGCTCAGGCCCAGGAACCGGTGATCGTGGAGGAGCTGCTGGCGGCGGGCGTGTCCGTGGATGTCCCGGATGGCCAGGGCAACACCGCCTTGTGGCGGGTGGTCTTCAGCTATCGGGGTGATCCGGCGGTCCTGCGTCTCCTCCTGGCGGCGGGTGCCAACGCCGGCCTGGAGAACAGGCACGGGATCAGCCCGCGTGGCCTTGCTCAACGGATCGCGAATTACGACGTGGCCGCCCATCTGGCCGTGGGCGATGTGCCTCCTCACGCCGGCGATGCCGATGCCGATGGTGATGTATAG
- a CDS encoding SpoIIE family protein phosphatase has translation MNPIEPTPSRTQQMSPAEGGRQGFLLTAARTLVRDVDAAAATVFLRASDAPELRAAVVAVTPLGIGSVERVSVDDEVYPSARAWRTNSVVTAHGPELMSFHPDLSVFAPFPLQIAAAPISHKGHKFGTITVYWPRSRSGTTQEEIDRLVEVAADLAVHLEQLADHHEPIDPPAVPFVVNAEGEGATAEGFTSSTVPLIYHVHKLAMLLTGAVRTSEAINMAKDRLMGGFSAAAVFVSLVQENRLQIAGSSGCSTEFIRTADWVRLGKSTPETDAVVRQRHALYAATDQQTRGRLAEQALDEACDWLVFPLLVGRRSVGALSMAFKRQHRDVAVQQSALTALATVLAQAVERTQTHEARHVLVEKLQQALLPRMLPQPAGVVSTGRYAPATSGTDMGGDWYDLLTLPTGGVAMVIGDVEGHNPDAAAVMGQLGSAVRAYADEGQGPGEVLERANHFLIKLDTDLFATCCCVWLDPDTGVAQLASAGHPLPLIRTADAIVPPPGDLDIGMPLGIDPDTRYTAAELTLNPDTMLACFTDGLINLGSELDAEVLKTTLAGDADIESLGDQIMTGLGRQHATHADDAALLLVRYEGPSSEAQRAVRQLKIHRRDLQGTQRTRKIIREWLDGWGLSGMADEEELLVSEVVTNGLVHGDSDVYVVVRRYPDRVRVEVRDSDPHRARAVTMPRQEDEAEGGRGLMIVSALASAWGNSPSGRGKTVWFELPVPA, from the coding sequence ATGAATCCGATTGAACCCACGCCAAGCCGCACCCAGCAGATGTCCCCTGCCGAGGGCGGTCGGCAAGGCTTCCTGCTTACGGCGGCCAGGACATTGGTACGCGACGTCGACGCCGCCGCGGCGACGGTCTTTCTCCGAGCTTCAGACGCCCCCGAGTTGCGTGCTGCGGTGGTAGCCGTCACACCGCTTGGAATCGGATCTGTGGAACGCGTATCGGTGGATGACGAGGTATACCCTTCGGCCCGAGCTTGGCGAACAAATTCTGTAGTCACGGCGCACGGTCCGGAGCTCATGTCATTCCATCCGGACCTTTCAGTGTTTGCACCATTCCCACTTCAGATCGCAGCGGCCCCCATTTCCCACAAAGGGCACAAATTCGGCACGATCACCGTCTACTGGCCACGTTCCCGCAGCGGGACTACCCAGGAGGAAATCGACCGATTGGTTGAGGTGGCGGCCGACCTGGCCGTTCATCTCGAACAGCTAGCCGATCACCATGAACCAATAGACCCTCCCGCAGTTCCTTTCGTGGTAAACGCCGAGGGTGAGGGCGCCACCGCCGAGGGATTCACTTCCTCCACCGTCCCACTGATTTACCATGTCCACAAACTCGCTATGCTTTTGACGGGTGCCGTACGGACAAGTGAAGCGATTAACATGGCCAAGGATAGACTGATGGGCGGATTTTCCGCCGCAGCCGTGTTCGTCAGCCTTGTGCAGGAAAACCGGCTGCAAATAGCTGGCTCGTCCGGTTGCTCAACGGAATTTATCCGTACAGCGGACTGGGTCAGGCTTGGGAAAAGCACGCCGGAAACTGACGCTGTCGTTCGGCAACGGCATGCCCTCTACGCAGCCACCGATCAACAGACCCGGGGTCGGCTCGCGGAGCAAGCGCTGGATGAGGCTTGCGACTGGCTGGTTTTCCCCCTACTAGTCGGAAGGCGATCTGTAGGTGCACTGTCAATGGCATTCAAACGCCAGCACCGGGATGTCGCCGTACAGCAGTCGGCGCTCACAGCTCTGGCGACAGTGCTGGCCCAAGCCGTGGAGCGCACCCAAACACATGAGGCCAGGCACGTGCTGGTCGAGAAACTGCAGCAGGCGCTGCTCCCCAGGATGCTGCCACAGCCTGCCGGCGTCGTAAGCACCGGCAGGTACGCACCAGCAACGAGTGGGACTGACATGGGCGGCGATTGGTACGACCTGTTGACACTTCCCACCGGAGGCGTTGCGATGGTCATCGGCGACGTAGAAGGCCACAATCCGGATGCCGCCGCCGTGATGGGGCAGCTTGGCAGTGCCGTGCGTGCCTATGCAGACGAAGGTCAAGGCCCTGGGGAAGTACTTGAGCGGGCCAATCACTTTCTGATCAAGCTCGACACAGACCTATTCGCCACGTGCTGTTGCGTGTGGCTGGACCCCGACACGGGTGTGGCACAGTTGGCCAGCGCTGGCCATCCGCTGCCACTTATCCGCACAGCTGACGCTATAGTCCCTCCGCCAGGCGATCTCGACATCGGGATGCCGCTCGGTATCGATCCCGATACGCGCTACACAGCTGCCGAGTTGACGCTGAACCCCGACACGATGCTCGCATGCTTCACCGATGGTCTGATCAACCTCGGAAGTGAACTCGACGCCGAGGTATTGAAGACCACCTTGGCAGGCGACGCGGATATCGAGTCTCTCGGCGACCAAATCATGACGGGCCTCGGAAGACAACACGCCACGCACGCAGACGATGCAGCGCTCCTTCTCGTGCGCTACGAAGGGCCATCCAGCGAGGCGCAGCGCGCCGTACGCCAACTCAAAATCCATCGCCGCGATCTCCAGGGAACTCAACGCACACGCAAGATCATCAGGGAGTGGCTAGACGGGTGGGGCCTTTCCGGCATGGCCGACGAGGAAGAACTGCTGGTGTCGGAAGTTGTCACCAACGGTCTGGTTCATGGAGACAGCGACGTATACGTCGTCGTGCGACGATATCCAGACCGCGTGCGGGTGGAAGTGCGGGACAGCGATCCGCATCGAGCGCGGGCTGTGACGATGCCGCGCCAGGAGGATGAAGCTGAAGGCGGCCGAGGGCTCATGATCGTTTCAGCCCTCGCCTCTGCTTGGGGTAACTCCCCAAGTGGCAGGGGGAAAACCGTGTGGTTCGAACTGCCCGTGCCAGCGTGA
- a CDS encoding pentapeptide repeat-containing protein, which produces MIEPSAAAQLRRIARRRAARDHRRLRSRSIGPAGDSGISRLTWVALGASMLPGLAALVALLFTWMSVGQTNKDLQISEQGQITTRFNAAITNLGSASLDVRLGGIYALQRIMQDSSRDQFTVVSVLSAFVRRHAPVPVSGFKPAEEYRPPTDVAAVVTVLGNRSADREVAQDGKPLYRADLSSVDLRGLEREVGLTESGMPRRSNFRFAFFTGADLRDAGLENFDLSGASLDDANMSGVKLLNADLRHAFLGGANLTSARLGGVDMADAELVGANLHNAHLSRAEETKETSGADSSANLTRADLTDADLTGADLRGANLTHADLSNADLTGAKLSGAKLSGAILEGARGVPPHTRGGSP; this is translated from the coding sequence ATGATCGAGCCGTCTGCCGCCGCGCAACTCCGCCGGATCGCCCGTCGACGGGCCGCCAGGGATCATCGACGTCTACGGAGCCGTTCGATCGGGCCGGCCGGCGATAGCGGTATCAGCCGACTGACGTGGGTGGCACTCGGGGCGTCCATGCTGCCGGGGCTGGCTGCGCTCGTCGCCCTGCTGTTCACGTGGATGTCGGTCGGGCAGACCAACAAAGATCTGCAGATTTCCGAGCAAGGGCAGATCACCACCCGGTTCAACGCCGCGATCACCAACCTGGGATCAGCATCATTGGATGTGCGCCTGGGGGGCATCTACGCGTTGCAACGCATCATGCAGGACTCCTCTCGAGACCAGTTCACTGTCGTCTCGGTGTTGTCCGCGTTCGTACGTCGGCACGCTCCCGTTCCGGTCAGTGGCTTCAAGCCTGCAGAGGAGTACAGACCCCCGACCGACGTGGCGGCTGTCGTTACCGTGCTGGGCAACCGGTCCGCCGACCGGGAAGTGGCCCAGGACGGGAAGCCGCTGTACCGAGCTGACCTGAGCAGTGTCGATCTGCGCGGCCTGGAGCGCGAAGTGGGGCTCACAGAAAGCGGCATGCCCAGGCGCAGCAACTTCCGCTTCGCGTTTTTCACTGGCGCGGATCTCCGAGATGCAGGCCTCGAGAACTTCGACCTCTCAGGCGCGTCCCTCGACGACGCGAACATGTCCGGTGTGAAACTGCTGAACGCGGACCTGCGGCACGCATTTCTCGGGGGAGCCAATTTGACCAGCGCGCGCTTGGGCGGGGTCGACATGGCCGACGCGGAACTCGTCGGAGCGAACCTCCACAACGCGCACCTGAGCAGGGCCGAGGAAACCAAGGAAACCAGTGGGGCCGACTCGAGCGCCAACTTGACCCGCGCGGACCTGACTGACGCGGACCTGACCGGCGCCGACCTGCGCGGCGCAAACCTGACCCATGCAGACCTGAGCAACGCAGACTTGACCGGGGCAAAGCTGTCTGGTGCGAAGCTGTCGGGCGCGATCCTTGAGGGCGCACGCGGAGTGCCTCCCCACACCCGTGGCGGCTCGCCGTGA
- a CDS encoding Lrp/AsnC family transcriptional regulator — protein MLTLISSTVDDLDLRLLAALEINARASFSRLGTVLGVSDQTVARRYRRLCAEAGLRVVAVRDAHRLGQDQWMLRVRCAPDSAQTISEALARRPDTAWIGLASGGTEIVCMTRPRSPGDHDELLLGKLPRTPSVVEIRAHQLLHRYFGGPTGWLAKFTVLTDDQIAALRPHPEPGPGPVHIDPEDEPLVKALERDGRAAYPELQRATGRSESAVKRRLSALLASGALYIDIEYHSEALGYPRAAVLWITTAPGDLESVGEALSTHPEIAYASATAGPCNIVVTAVVRDTAGLYAYLSGPLGRLSGVRHVEATPFLRRVKQITYRQPER, from the coding sequence GTGCTGACGCTGATATCCTCCACGGTGGACGACCTAGATCTCCGGCTGCTGGCGGCCCTGGAGATCAACGCACGGGCGTCCTTCAGCCGCCTTGGAACCGTGCTCGGGGTGTCCGACCAGACGGTCGCGCGCCGGTACCGCCGACTGTGCGCCGAGGCCGGGCTGCGGGTCGTCGCGGTCCGGGACGCCCACCGGCTCGGGCAGGACCAGTGGATGCTGCGGGTGCGGTGCGCTCCCGACAGCGCCCAGACCATCTCCGAGGCACTCGCCAGGCGCCCGGACACGGCATGGATCGGACTCGCCTCCGGTGGCACCGAGATCGTGTGCATGACCCGGCCCCGGAGCCCCGGGGACCACGACGAACTGCTCCTGGGCAAACTGCCCCGAACCCCCAGCGTCGTGGAGATCCGCGCCCACCAGCTGCTCCACCGCTACTTCGGCGGGCCGACGGGCTGGCTGGCGAAGTTCACGGTACTCACCGACGACCAGATCGCCGCTCTGCGCCCGCACCCGGAGCCCGGGCCGGGACCGGTACACATCGACCCGGAGGACGAGCCGCTGGTCAAGGCTCTCGAACGCGACGGGCGGGCCGCGTATCCCGAACTCCAGCGCGCCACCGGCCGCTCCGAGTCGGCCGTCAAGCGCCGCCTCTCCGCCCTGCTCGCGTCCGGGGCCCTGTACATCGACATCGAGTACCACTCCGAGGCCCTCGGCTACCCGCGCGCCGCCGTCCTGTGGATCACGACCGCGCCCGGTGATCTCGAGTCCGTCGGGGAGGCCCTAAGCACCCACCCCGAGATCGCCTACGCCAGCGCCACCGCGGGCCCCTGCAACATCGTGGTGACCGCCGTCGTCAGGGACACGGCCGGCCTGTACGCCTACCTGAGCGGCCCACTCGGCCGCCTGTCCGGGGTCCGGCACGTCGAGGCGACGCCCTTCCTGCGCCGGGTCAAGCAGATCACCTACCGGCAGCCCGAACGCTGA
- a CDS encoding transposase, which yields MVADCAYSVSDDWYLALREVGLAYVVALKPHRGTWAPADQPHTPIEAAHALTWRDAKRPGDWTPVERHFRDGHTETWWAADARLAGYGPDSPCRLVVATTDPAALPEKATWYLATNLPHPDAPHATTSPHPPADLAEIARLYGVRPWIEQSYKQVKDELGWADFQVRSDRAIRRHQTLVNCAFSFCWDQWFAPPSLLDATRPDPCPDDGPERGLCRPPPAPTALLAQGLTDRPFLAHPRRHPQPVWQAWTDKDPPSELQALIDAVAAGHGLDLYRLI from the coding sequence GTGGTCGCCGACTGCGCCTACTCCGTCAGTGACGACTGGTACCTCGCGCTGCGCGAGGTCGGCCTGGCCTACGTGGTCGCGCTCAAGCCACACCGCGGCACCTGGGCTCCGGCCGACCAGCCGCACACCCCCATCGAAGCCGCCCACGCCCTGACCTGGCGCGATGCCAAGCGTCCAGGTGACTGGACGCCCGTGGAGCGTCACTTCCGCGACGGGCACACCGAAACCTGGTGGGCCGCCGATGCCCGCCTGGCCGGCTACGGACCCGACTCACCCTGCCGACTGGTCGTGGCCACCACCGACCCGGCCGCCCTGCCGGAGAAGGCCACCTGGTACCTGGCCACCAACCTGCCCCACCCCGACGCACCCCACGCCACCACCAGCCCGCACCCGCCGGCCGACCTCGCCGAGATCGCCCGCCTCTACGGCGTGCGGCCGTGGATCGAGCAGAGCTACAAGCAGGTCAAGGACGAACTCGGCTGGGCCGACTTCCAAGTCCGATCCGACCGCGCCATCCGCCGACACCAGACCCTGGTCAACTGCGCCTTCTCCTTCTGCTGGGACCAGTGGTTCGCCCCACCCAGCCTCCTGGACGCCACCAGGCCCGACCCGTGCCCCGACGACGGGCCAGAGAGGGGGCTCTGCCGCCCCCCACCAGCCCCAACTGCCTTGCTTGCCCAGGGCCTTACGGACCGTCCGTTCCTGGCTCACCCCCGCCGTCACCCTCAACCGGTGTGGCAAGCCTGGACGGACAAGGACCCGCCCTCCGAGCTCCAGGCCCTGATCGACGCGGTTGCCGCTGGACACGGTCTTGATCTCTACCGCCTGATTTAA
- a CDS encoding alpha/beta hydrolase, with the protein MSAATATSAPTKTVDVAGTPFAYREVGTGEGVPLVLLHHVTAVLDDWDPAVIDGLAAERRVILVDLRGVGRSGGTTPDTFEAMADDAVTFLDALGLDAVDLLGYSLGGIVAQVVAQQYPDRVRRIILAATTPAGAQGPAATGATLQAAIQQATEQGKHPKHFLFFEPSPAGQAAADAFLARLDQRTTDDRDAPISNETIGAQLTALTAWEQDTSPTGLAALKQPTLVVNGDNDTMWPTATGTLRLAQLLPAAKLAVYPDSGHGGIFQYHEVFVQQALDFLRN; encoded by the coding sequence ATGTCCGCAGCAACCGCAACATCGGCTCCCACCAAGACCGTGGACGTCGCAGGAACCCCGTTCGCCTACCGAGAGGTGGGAACGGGCGAGGGCGTTCCGCTGGTGCTCCTGCACCACGTCACCGCGGTGCTGGACGACTGGGACCCCGCCGTGATTGACGGCCTGGCGGCCGAGCGGCGCGTGATCCTGGTCGACCTGCGCGGAGTCGGCCGCTCCGGCGGGACCACGCCCGACACCTTCGAGGCGATGGCCGACGACGCCGTCACCTTCCTGGACGCCCTCGGCTTGGACGCGGTCGACCTGCTCGGCTACTCACTGGGCGGCATCGTCGCCCAGGTCGTCGCCCAGCAGTACCCCGACCGCGTCCGCCGGATCATCCTGGCCGCCACCACGCCAGCCGGCGCCCAGGGCCCGGCTGCCACCGGCGCCACCCTCCAGGCGGCCATCCAGCAGGCGACCGAGCAGGGCAAGCACCCCAAGCACTTCCTGTTCTTCGAGCCGTCACCGGCCGGCCAGGCAGCCGCGGACGCCTTCCTCGCCCGCCTGGACCAGCGCACCACCGACGACCGCGACGCCCCGATCTCCAACGAGACCATCGGCGCCCAGCTCACCGCGCTCACCGCGTGGGAGCAGGACACCTCGCCGACCGGCCTGGCAGCCCTGAAGCAGCCCACACTCGTCGTCAACGGCGACAACGACACGATGTGGCCCACAGCGACCGGCACCCTCCGCCTCGCCCAGTTGCTGCCCGCCGCCAAGCTTGCCGTCTACCCCGACTCCGGCCACGGCGGCATCTTCCAGTATCACGAGGTGTTCGTGCAGCAGGCCCTGGACTTCCTCCGCAACTGA
- a CDS encoding DUF302 domain-containing protein produces the protein MPTQNFVAVPHEVVRWSIDTGTSFEDFRARYEVAVPVLDIDRMTQLRTERASWDTVVTAAAENAPHGFMRFWSTDVGATMRLAGNPGLCATYLMGNHTIAERMYRHDPAVMLYAPLRTTIHQDRQGATLFSIDQPSTRFSSFDVPDIAAVGQELDRKVVNLLKVLDVTIPPALSAAAANVR, from the coding sequence ATGCCCACTCAGAACTTCGTCGCAGTTCCCCACGAGGTCGTCCGGTGGTCGATCGACACAGGAACGTCCTTCGAGGATTTCCGAGCCCGGTACGAAGTTGCTGTACCGGTATTGGACATCGATCGGATGACGCAGCTCCGCACCGAGCGAGCGAGTTGGGACACCGTGGTCACCGCCGCCGCGGAGAACGCTCCGCACGGTTTCATGCGATTCTGGAGCACCGATGTTGGGGCGACGATGCGGCTGGCTGGCAACCCGGGACTCTGCGCCACCTACCTGATGGGAAATCACACCATCGCCGAGCGCATGTACCGGCACGACCCGGCGGTGATGCTCTACGCCCCGCTGCGTACAACGATCCATCAGGACCGGCAGGGCGCCACGCTGTTCTCCATCGACCAGCCCAGCACCCGCTTCTCCAGCTTCGACGTTCCTGACATCGCCGCCGTCGGCCAGGAACTGGACCGCAAGGTCGTCAACTTGCTGAAGGTCCTGGACGTGACCATCCCGCCTGCCCTTTCCGCAGCCGCAGCGAATGTCCGCTGA
- a CDS encoding amidase family protein, with product MLIACRQLLKFEEKIMQDKDTTVGTASGDDELVELGVAAAAAAIRNGDITSEAYASALLRRARKHADLNSFITIDESAVLAAAEEADKARAAGSTAPLLGVPIGIKDSYATAGVRTTLGVGNLKDFVPKHDADVVVALQNAGGIVFGKNNLVEMSFGLTGHNSTYGQVKNPYSHAHVPGGSSSGSGAAVAARIVPASTGGDTVGSIRVPASLCGVVGYKPTNGRWPGGGVAPISHTLDTTGILARSVEDCALLDQIVTRDTTAPMSQRSDLRGVRFAQAPRQYMKVIDPETAAHFTAALERLRDAGADVVEIDLGDDFMDTTNQLTWNFFFREMREAVTQFVARNSFPVTFDEIYSDIKPQLKAIWSQVVVPGGPGYLSDEGYESALAAERPQLQRRLGQVFTHNAADALLFPTTPCPAPLIEHGSNFTIAGHQVDDRFLAYNTIPTSGAGLPGISIPIGLSTKGLPIGLEIDAAHGEDSNLFDLARRVESLFDALPTPA from the coding sequence ATGTTGATCGCTTGTCGACAGTTACTCAAATTCGAGGAGAAAATCATGCAGGATAAGGACACGACCGTGGGTACAGCGTCGGGTGATGACGAGCTGGTTGAGCTCGGCGTAGCGGCGGCCGCTGCCGCGATCCGTAACGGCGACATCACGTCCGAGGCGTACGCTTCCGCACTTTTGCGGCGCGCACGCAAGCATGCCGACCTGAACTCTTTCATCACCATCGACGAGTCCGCAGTGCTGGCTGCGGCGGAGGAGGCGGACAAGGCCCGCGCCGCGGGTTCCACTGCTCCCCTCCTCGGTGTCCCGATCGGGATCAAGGACAGCTACGCCACCGCTGGTGTGCGCACCACGCTCGGCGTGGGCAACCTGAAGGACTTTGTCCCGAAGCATGACGCCGACGTTGTCGTCGCACTCCAGAATGCCGGGGGCATCGTCTTCGGCAAGAACAATCTCGTGGAGATGTCCTTCGGACTGACCGGGCACAACAGCACGTACGGTCAGGTGAAGAACCCCTACAGCCACGCCCATGTCCCCGGCGGGTCCTCCAGCGGCTCCGGGGCGGCGGTCGCCGCCCGCATCGTCCCCGCATCGACCGGCGGCGACACGGTGGGCTCCATCAGAGTCCCCGCGTCCCTGTGTGGCGTGGTCGGCTACAAGCCCACCAACGGCCGCTGGCCCGGAGGCGGCGTCGCCCCGATCTCCCACACCCTCGACACCACCGGCATCCTCGCCCGCAGCGTCGAGGACTGCGCGCTGCTCGACCAGATTGTTACCCGGGACACCACCGCCCCCATGTCGCAGCGCTCCGACCTGCGCGGGGTCCGGTTCGCCCAGGCCCCCCGGCAGTACATGAAGGTGATCGACCCCGAGACCGCAGCCCACTTCACCGCCGCGCTCGAACGCCTTCGCGACGCTGGCGCCGACGTCGTCGAAATCGACCTCGGCGACGACTTCATGGACACGACGAACCAGCTGACGTGGAACTTCTTCTTCCGCGAGATGCGGGAGGCGGTCACGCAATTCGTCGCCCGCAACAGCTTCCCCGTCACGTTCGATGAGATTTACAGCGACATCAAGCCCCAGCTCAAGGCGATCTGGAGCCAGGTCGTCGTCCCGGGCGGGCCGGGCTACCTCTCCGACGAAGGCTACGAGTCGGCCCTGGCCGCCGAACGCCCGCAGCTCCAGCGCCGACTCGGCCAGGTATTCACCCACAACGCGGCCGACGCACTGCTCTTCCCGACCACACCTTGCCCCGCACCCCTGATCGAACACGGATCGAACTTCACCATCGCTGGCCACCAGGTAGACGACCGGTTCCTCGCCTACAACACCATCCCCACCAGCGGAGCAGGCTTGCCCGGCATCAGCATCCCCATCGGCCTCAGCACCAAGGGCCTGCCCATCGGCCTCGAAATCGACGCCGCCCACGGCGAGGACAGCAACCTCTTCGACCTCGCCCGCCGAGTGGAGTCCCTCTTCGACGCTCTGCCCACGCCCGCCTGA
- a CDS encoding TetR/AcrR family transcriptional regulator, whose amino-acid sequence MGTSEAMARATKGGRGARERILRAAVQLFAREGIHATGIAKLTEVAHVSTRTFYQHFPSKEALVSAYVQRVESDSDGPIGVEAVLERSDLSARERLLELFADSPPRVEVVRGCPLHNTAVETAGTMPEAAALVERHKREFTARLVKTTAEAGARDPETLGRQLAVLFEGARALSTSLNDRQPYQDVRELAETLINQATGPI is encoded by the coding sequence ATGGGAACGAGTGAGGCTATGGCCCGTGCGACCAAGGGCGGGCGGGGAGCGCGGGAGCGGATCCTGCGCGCCGCGGTCCAGTTGTTCGCGCGCGAGGGCATCCACGCGACGGGCATCGCGAAACTGACAGAAGTGGCACATGTGTCGACGCGCACGTTCTACCAGCACTTCCCAAGCAAGGAAGCCCTGGTCAGCGCCTATGTGCAGCGCGTCGAGTCCGACTCGGACGGGCCCATCGGCGTCGAGGCCGTTCTGGAGCGCAGCGACCTCAGTGCCCGCGAGCGTCTCCTGGAACTGTTCGCCGACTCGCCGCCGCGCGTGGAGGTCGTACGCGGCTGCCCACTGCACAACACCGCCGTCGAGACAGCCGGGACGATGCCCGAGGCCGCGGCCCTGGTCGAGCGCCACAAAAGGGAGTTCACTGCCCGCCTGGTCAAAACGACCGCCGAGGCAGGCGCGCGCGATCCCGAGACCCTGGGACGGCAGCTCGCGGTGCTGTTTGAGGGCGCCCGCGCGCTGTCCACTTCGCTCAACGACAGGCAGCCGTATCAAGACGTCCGAGAACTAGCCGAAACGCTGATCAACCAAGCGACCGGACCGATCTGA